The DNA sequence CGTCGATGACTCCGCCGGAGTCGTTGCAGCACAACGTGTACTGCGCCTTGCCCGGTCCGATGCGGTTGAGGTCGTTGGTGAGCGCGGAGTTGACGTAGGCGGCCGCGCCCGGCCCCCGCACCAGCGCCTTGCCGAGGTGGCTGACGTCGAACAACCCGACCGTGGTGCGGGTCGCGGTGTGCTCGCTGACCGTGCCCGCATACGACACCGGCATCAGCCAGCCGCCGAACTCGGCGAAGGACGCGCCGTGTTCGCGGTGCCGGTCTTCGAGGGGGCCGTGGAGAGGTTCGCTCACGCCTGACACCTTAGGGTGGATTCCCGTGAGCTCCGATCCCGGCTACCAGGCCCCAGTCGTCACCGTCAGTTCCTCCATACCGCGCCGCGGTGTGGGCGAGACCGTGCTGGTCGTGCCCGTCGTCACGCGCGACGATGCCGCGGCGGTGCTCGCCTCGGCACCGTTCCTCGCCGATGACGCGATCACCGAGATCGAGACCGGGCTGGCAGCGCTCGGCGCGACCGGCGGTGAAGGCCAGATCCACCGCCTGGTGGTGGCCTCGCTGCCGGTGGCCAGCGTGCTGACCATCGGCCTGGGCAAGGACCGCGACGAGTGGCCCGCCGACACCGTGCGCCGGATGGCCGGCAACGCGGCCCGGTCGCTCGACAAGGTGGGCGCGGTGCTCACCACGCTGTCGGCACTCGACCTCGAGGCGGCGATCGAGGGGCTCATCCTCGGTTCCTACCGCTTCACCGAGTTCCGCAGCGCCAAGACGGCCCCGAAGGACGGCGGGCTGCGCGCAATCACCGCGCTGTCGCAGGAGTCCAAGAGCCGCGCCCGCGACGCCGCGCGGCGCGCCACCGACATCGCGACGGCCGTCGCGACCGCCCGGGATTTCGTGAACACCCCGCCCAGCCACCTCTACCCCGACGAATTCGCCCGCCGCGCAAAGGCATTGGGTGAAGCGGCCGGGCTGAGCGTCGAGATCCTCGACGACAAGGCGCTGGCGAAGAACGGGTACGGCGGCATCGTCGGCGTCGGTAAGGGGTCGTCACGGCCGCCGCGGCTGGTTCGCCTGACCCACAAGGGCGCCAAGCGGAAAGGCAAGACGGTCGCGCTCGTCGGCAAGGGCATCACGTTCGACACCGGCGGCATCTCCATCAAGCCGGCCGCCAACATGCACCACATGACCTCCGACATGGGCGGTGCCGCCGCGGTCATCGCCACCGTCGTGCTGGCCGCCAAACAGAACTTGCCGCTCGACGTGATCGCCACCGTGCCGATGGCCGAGAACATGCCGTCGGCGACTGCGCAGCGGCCCGGCGACGTGCTCACCCAGTACGGCGGCACCACTGTCGAGGTGCTCAACACCGACGCCGAGGGCCGGTTGATCCTGGCCGACGCGATCGTGCGGGCGTGCGAGGACAACCCCGACTATCTGATCGAGACGTCGACGCTGACCGGCGCGCAGACCGTCGCGCTCGGTGCGCGCACCCCGGGTGTGATGGGCAGCGACGCGTTCCGTGACCGGGTGGCGGCGCTGTCGCAGCAGGTCGGCGAGAACGCGTGGGCGATGCCGCTGCCCGAGGAACTCAAGGACGACCTCAAGTCGACGGTGGCCGATCTGGCGAATGTCAGCGGCTCGCGGTACGCGGGCATGCTGGTCGCGGGCACCTATCTGCGCGAGTTCGTCGCCGACGGCGTCGAGTGGGCGCACATCGACGTGGCGGCCCCGGCGTACAACTCCGGCGGTCCGTGGGGTTACACGCCCAAGGGCGGCACCGGGGTGCCGACGCGGACGATGTTCGCGGTCCTCGAGGACATCTCGAGGGCAGGCTAGAGCACCCGGCCGCGGGCGGTGCTGCGCAGCGCCTGCGGCAGCACCCGGGAGACGCCGTAGACGAAGTGCGCCTCGGGGGCGACGGGCCGGATGGCCCTGCCCTTCTTCACCGACGACACGATCGCCTTGGCCACCTTGTCGGGGCCG is a window from the Mycolicibacterium litorale genome containing:
- a CDS encoding leucyl aminopeptidase, with the protein product MSSDPGYQAPVVTVSSSIPRRGVGETVLVVPVVTRDDAAAVLASAPFLADDAITEIETGLAALGATGGEGQIHRLVVASLPVASVLTIGLGKDRDEWPADTVRRMAGNAARSLDKVGAVLTTLSALDLEAAIEGLILGSYRFTEFRSAKTAPKDGGLRAITALSQESKSRARDAARRATDIATAVATARDFVNTPPSHLYPDEFARRAKALGEAAGLSVEILDDKALAKNGYGGIVGVGKGSSRPPRLVRLTHKGAKRKGKTVALVGKGITFDTGGISIKPAANMHHMTSDMGGAAAVIATVVLAAKQNLPLDVIATVPMAENMPSATAQRPGDVLTQYGGTTVEVLNTDAEGRLILADAIVRACEDNPDYLIETSTLTGAQTVALGARTPGVMGSDAFRDRVAALSQQVGENAWAMPLPEELKDDLKSTVADLANVSGSRYAGMLVAGTYLREFVADGVEWAHIDVAAPAYNSGGPWGYTPKGGTGVPTRTMFAVLEDISRAG